AACTATTAAAAAAGCAGCAAAACAAAGGAGAAATATTTTACTTATCGGTGATCCTGGGGTTGGAAAATCAATGCTTGCTAAAGGTATGGCTCAGATTTTACCTCATGAATCCTTAGAAGATATTTTAATTTATCCGAATGTAGAAGATAATAATCATCCATTAATAAGGTCTGTTCCAGCAGGAGAAGGTAAAAAAATAGTAAAGGCAACCAAAGGGTCTGCTAAAAACCATGAAGAGAAAAAAACATTAATTACAACATTTGTTATTGCAGCTATTGTTGTTATTGGATTTATGTATGGCAGAATACTTGAAGCTATTATTGCAGCAGCATTAATATTGCTTATTTCTATTCAGATAAAACCTAAAAACAATAACATGTCTCCAAAATTACTGGTTAATAATGAAGATAAACGATTCGCACCATTTATGGATGCAACTGGTGCTCATGCAGGAGCATTACTTGGAGATGTCCGTCACGACCCTTATCAGTCTGGAGGTCTTGGAACTCCTGCACATGAACGTGTGGAATCAGGAATGATTCATAAAGCTAACAAAGGTGTTTTATACATTGATGAAATAGGTACAATGACTATGAAAACACAACAAGAGCTCTTATCTGCAATGCAGGAAAAAAAATATGCTATTACTGGTCAAAGTGAAAACAGCAGTGGTGCAATGGTAAGGTCTCAGGCAGTACCGTGTGATTTCGTTCTTGTAGCATCAGGTAACCTTCAAGTTCTTGAAGGAATGCACATAGCTATGAGGTCAAGAATCAGGGGATACGGTTATGAAGTTTTTATGAAGGATTCAATGGAAGACACTCCGGAAAACAGAAAAAAATTAGTAAGGTTTGTAGCTCAGGAAGTTAAAAATGATGGAAGAATTCCTCATTTTGCTCCTGATGCATTAGATGAAATTATTTTAGAAGCAAAACGTCGTTCAGGAAAACAAGATGCTTTAACTCTTAAATTAAGGGATTTAGGTGGACTTGTAAGATCATCTGGTGATGTAGCTATTGAAAAAGGTGCTGATTTGGTAACTGCTGAACATGTAATTGAAGCTAAAAAATTCTCCAGAACATTAGAACAGCAAATAGCTGACAGATCCATCAAACAAAGAAAAGAATACAGTATGGTTCACCCTGAAGGTGGAAGAGTTGGTCTTGTAAATGGAC
This genomic stretch from Methanobrevibacter smithii ATCC 35061 harbors:
- the lonB gene encoding ATP-dependent protease LonB; amino-acid sequence: MLDYGNIKSSKDIEVPPLLIDQVIGHEESIETIKKAAKQRRNILLIGDPGVGKSMLAKGMAQILPHESLEDILIYPNVEDNNHPLIRSVPAGEGKKIVKATKGSAKNHEEKKTLITTFVIAAIVVIGFMYGRILEAIIAAALILLISIQIKPKNNNMSPKLLVNNEDKRFAPFMDATGAHAGALLGDVRHDPYQSGGLGTPAHERVESGMIHKANKGVLYIDEIGTMTMKTQQELLSAMQEKKYAITGQSENSSGAMVRSQAVPCDFVLVASGNLQVLEGMHIAMRSRIRGYGYEVFMKDSMEDTPENRKKLVRFVAQEVKNDGRIPHFAPDALDEIILEAKRRSGKQDALTLKLRDLGGLVRSSGDVAIEKGADLVTAEHVIEAKKFSRTLEQQIADRSIKQRKEYSMVHPEGGRVGLVNGLAVIGDRSGIVSPIAAEAAPAQSKEGGKIIATGKLGEIANESVQNVSALIKKYTNKDISDYDIHVQFIQTYDGVEGDSASVSIATAVISAVEDIPIDQTVALTGSLNVRGDVMPIGGATAKIEAAAESGIKKVLIPKSNMKDVMLEKKYEDMIEIVPTETLSDVLENILISGSKKDRLIEKMRNLSSKVASKVSKSQIEKPATN